The region GAGGCAAACTGTAGCCCATTTTATAAAAAGCTCTATCGACCTATGGACTGGGTGGTGAGCATAGGGAAGATAAAATAATACGAGCTAAATGGGATGCGGGGAATAGTATAATAAATGACCCAGAGAGATCTTTATGGTAAGATTAAGTTATAAGCCATAAAGAAGTCAGCTAAGTCATAGTACTCAATACATAATTTATTATGTACTGGGGAAGGACTTAACCTATCTATGCTTTCAAAAGATTATATAATTGGGTTAACTGATGGAGAAGGAACGTTTCTTGTATATATTTGGAAACGCGAAAAAATAACACAAAATCCTAGGGTAGAGTGTTATTATGCGATAAAAATGAGAGAAGATGAATTACCATTACTTGAAGAAGTTAAAAAATTCTTTGGGTGTGGCAATATCTATTTTCAAAAAGAATATCGCAAAAATCAAAGAAATAATTATCGATTCCAGATAAGGAAAATTGATGAACTAAACAAGAAAGTTATTCCTCTATTTAAGAGAAATCCATTACATAGTCAGAAGAAAAGAGATTTCGAGATTTTTTGTAAGGTGTTAAATATAGTGAATAAAAAAGAACACCTTAATAAGAAGGGATTAGAAAAAATCAAGAAATTAAAACAAGGAATGCATAAATAGGCCTCCGCCGTATGCGGGAAATCCGCACGTACGGTAGGAACGGAAGATAAATTTAATATCATTTCATTCGCCCGTCACACCAAGAGAGCTGGTAGTATCCGAAGTCCCGCTTCTGCGGGCTCAAGGTAAGACCAGTGATAATGGTGAAGTCGTCCGATTAAATAATAAAGAAGGCGACCTGTCAACCGTAAGGTGACAGTAAAATCTAACTGTAACGGTGAAGCCGACCTGCTATTATGTTATAATAAAAACATAATTAGTAAGCGGTAATACCGTGGGAAGTCGAGGAAACTTAAAATGGAATAGTTCTGAAGTGAGAGAGCTTAGGCAAAGCTTAAGTTTATCTATAATTCAGAATAACATACTAATAGGTCTAATTTTAGGAGATGGATGTCTTTTTAAGAATATAGGGGATAAGAATTTCAGACTACAGATAGAGCAATCAGAGAGGCATAAGAGATATGTCGCTTGGCTATATAGTGAGTTTAAAGAATGGTCTTTGAATCCACCAAAATATGTAAGGCAACATTGTGCATGGCGATTCCGTACTCTTGCTCATCCTCAGATTACGAGATTTCATGAGATATTCTATAAAGATAGAAAGAAGATTATTCCGCCAGACATAGAAGGCATATTTACGTCTCCATTGAGTTTAGCTGTATGGTTCATGGATGATGGAGGAGTAAAATCAAACAAGACTAATCCTACTATTAGTACACACTGTTTTTCTTTAAAGGAAAACGAAGTGTTGACAAAAATTCTTAAGAAGAATTTTGGAATGAAAGTTAGTATACATTGGGACGGAAAAGGTAATCGATTATATATTCCAAGAAAAGAGATTAAAACATTTTTGGATATAGTATCGCCTTATATTCTTCCTTCAATGAAATATAAATTTCCTTTGACCCCGTAGAGACTACACGTTGGCTCCAACAAGTAATGTTGGATGAAGATATAGTCCATGCCTCTGGAAACACGAGGGAAAACATGAACAAGGCACGCGTAGCG is a window of Patescibacteria group bacterium DNA encoding:
- a CDS encoding LAGLIDADG family homing endonuclease — protein: MLSKDYIIGLTDGEGTFLVYIWKREKITQNPRVECYYAIKMREDELPLLEEVKKFFGCGNIYFQKEYRKNQRNNYRFQIRKIDELNKKVIPLFKRNPLHSQKKRDFEIFCKVLNIVNKKEHLNKKGLEKIKKLKQGMHK